GCCAGCAGTTAAAAATCAAAACTCAGTTAAAAATGTAGAAATATGTCCAGCTAACTTTTGCAAACGTTCAAAATATCCAACTATAGGAATAGGAATGAAAATAAGTAAAAACTTTCACGGAATGATACTTCCAAATAGAACTAAGATAGGAGTTGCAGGTTGTAGGAATGCTTGTACTAGTGTGTACTCTAAAGATATAGGTGTACTTGTAGATATAGATGGAAAGTTTTTCGTAACAGCAGGTGGTAGTGCTGGATTTTATCCAAGAAGTGCAGATGTAATAACTAAGGGACTTACGGAAGAAGAAGCTTATAATTTAGTAAAAACAATACTTGAATATTATAACGAGTATGGACAAATGGGAGAAAAACTAGGAGATTTTATGGACAGGATAAGCATCGAGAAGTTTAGAAGGGATGTATTAAAAACATTGAAGTTAAAAGAAATTTTAGAGTAGCAAGTTAAATTGCTACTCTTTTTAATTTATGTAGATAAAATTTAAAATATCTTTATTGTCTGTTAAAAATGAATTTTTAGATTTTTACAACATTTACCAAAAATGTTTTGGTATAGAAATACCGGGTATCTAATTAATACAAACACGAGTGATGCCAAAGGTTCTAGGGATAGTAATCCGGTATTGTTATGTGAACTTATAAAAATTAAATATCAGGAGATGATTAAGATGAAAGAGGCACAAGCTGCCAAAAAAAATTCACTTAGCTTATTCGCATTCTTTGCAATGACCGCATCAATGGTTATGACAGTTTACGAATATCCTACATTTGCTACATCAGGATTCAATTTAGTATTCTTCTTATTACTTGGAGGTATATTATGGTTCTTACCTGTAGCATTATGTGCAGCAGAAATGGCTACAGTTGAAGGGTGGCAAGAAGGTGGAATATTTGCTTGGGTTGGAAACACTTTAGGTGAAAAGTTCGGATTCGCAGCAATATTTTTCCAATGGTTCCAAATTACAGTTGGATTTGTAACAATGATTTATTTTATATTAGGTTGTGTTTCATACATATTCAATTGGAATGCATTAAATAATGTTCCGGTTATCAAGTTTATTGGAGTATTAGTGATATTCTGGTTGTTAACATTTTCACAATTAGGCGGTACAAAAAACACAGCTAAAATAGCAAAAGCTGGATTTATATTTGGTATATTAATACCAGCAGTAATCCTATTTGGATTATCAATAGCATACATAGTACAAGGAAATCCTATAGATGTAAAAATAGGAGCTAAATATTTTGTACCAGATTTTTCAAAAGTAAATACACTAGTTATTTTCGTATCATTTATATTAGCATATATGGGAGTTGAAGCATCAGCATCACATGTAAATGAGTTAGATAATGCTAAAAAGAACTATCCATTAGCTATGATTATATTAGTTATATTAGCTATAGTACTTAACACAATTGGTGGATTAACAGTTGCAGCAGTAGTTCCACAAGGTCAATTAAGTTTAAGTGCAGGAGTTGTTGAAACATTTAAAGCTTTAATATTACATTTTGCTCCTCACAGCACATGGCTTGTAAAATTAATAGCTATATTATTAGCACTAGGAGTAATGGGTGAAGTTAGTGCATGGGTTGTAGGTCCATCAAGAGGTATGTATGCAGCAGCTCAAAAAGGTATTTTACCAAAATCACTAACTAAAACTAATGAACATGATGTTCCTGTAAACTTAGTTTTCGTACAAGGAATAATAGTTACAATATGGGCAGCCGTTCTTACTTTCGGTGGTGGAGGAAACAATGTATCTTTCCTTACAGCTATATCATTAACAGTTGTTATATACTTAGTGGGATATTTATTATTCTTCATAGCTTACTTTACATTAGTACTTAAAAAAGATAATTTAAAACGTTCTTATCATGTACCTGGTGGTAAAACATTTAAATTAATAGTTGCAGCATGTGGATTTGTAACATCAATATTTGCATTAGTAATTTCATTTGTTCCATCAAATCAATTAAATGCTAAAAGTGCTCATGAATATTTAACTATATTAATAGTAAGTTTTATAATTACAGTTTTAATACCATTTGTAATATATGCAATTACATCTAAAAAAAGAGAAGTTAAAACAACAAAATAATAAATAAAAGTGGTAAAACATATAAGGAGGTTTTTAAAATGTTATACGGTAAAAAAAATCAATTAGGAGATAATTATGATACTCCAATATTTGGGACAACAGAATCTGGCTCTAGCGTGCCAAAAGATGTTCTAGGGAAAGATTCTATTGCACCAAATGTAGCTTATAGATTAATCAAAGATGAGCTAATGAATGAAGGAAATGCAAGACTTAACTTATGTACATTCTGTCAAACATATATGGAAGATGAAGCAACACAACTTATGGCAGAAACACTAGAAAAAAATGCTATAGACAAATCTGAATACCCACAAACAACAGAGATGGAAAACAGATGTGTAAATATGATAGCAAACTTATGGAATGCACCAAAAGAGTTAAATTATATAGGAACATCAACAGTAGGATCATCAGAAGCATGTATGCTTGGTGGTATGGCAATGAAATTCAGATGGAGAAATAGAGCAGAAAAATTAGGAATAGATGTAACAAAGAGAAAACCAAACTTAGTAGTATCTTCAGGATTCCAAGTTTGTTGGGAAAAATTCTGTGTATACTGGGATATAGAGATGCGTTTAGTACCAATGGATGAAGAGCATATGAGCTTAAATGTAGATAAAGTTTTAGATTATGTAGATGAATATACAATAGGGGTAGTAGCACTTCAAGGTATAACATATACAGGAAAATTTGATGATATAAAAGCATTAGATGCATTACTTGAAGAATACAATAAAACAGCAAAAATAAGTGTACCAATACATGTTGATGCTGCATCAGGTGGATTATTTACACCATTTATAGATCCAGATATGGAATGGGATTTTAGATTAAAAAATGTAGTATCAATAAGTACATCAGGACATAAATACGGATTAGTATACCCAGGTATAGGATGGGTAATATGGAAAGATGAAGAGTACTTACCAAAAGAATTAATATTTGAAGTAAGTTACTTAGGAGGATCAATGCCAACAATGGCAATAAACTTCTCAAGATCAGCAAGTCAAGTAATAGGACAATATTACAACTTCTTAAGACTTGGATTTGAAGGATATAGACAAATACATCAACGTACAAAAGATGTGGCTATGTATTTATCTAAAGAAATTGAAAATACAGGATTATTCAAGATTTACAATGATGGGGAAAATTTACCGATAGTATGTTATAGATTAGTTGACAATGCTAATGTAGAGTGGACATTATATGATCTAGCAGATAGATTAGCAATGAAAGGATGGCAAATACCAGCATATCCATTACCAATTAACCTAGACAAAACAATAATACAACGTATAGTATGTAGAGCAGACTTAAGTCATGATATGGCTGAATTATTTATAAGAGATTTAAAAACAGCTATAAAAGATTTAAATGATGCAAATGTATTAGTACATGGTAAAAAAGAAGAAAACAAAGTTTATGGGTTCACTCATTAATTAGATTGAAATGTTTTATTCAGCAACTAGTGCTAAATTAATTGTACTAGTTGCTTTTTATTTTAAAATTATAAGTTTGGAGGTAATTAAGGTGAATTATTATATTAGTATCCTTTTTCGTGCAATACCACTATTAATGGGAGCTATATGTTTAGGATATGGTATTTATGTTAAAGATTTAGGTCAAGCGATAGGGTCAGACTTTGTAGTCGCAGGTCATGTTTTAATATACTTAACTTCTATATGCATAGCTTTATTTACTACAGCTGCAACAATAATATTACAGATTATAAATAAATACAATAAATTTTATAAATGGTCATTGCCAACAATAGGTTATTTAGCAGGTATAGTTACAATTATTATGGGTGTGATTTTATGGAGAATAGGGATATATATACCTCCGTATTTTGTATCTGGAAATGTAGTTGTAGGATTAGGTTTAATAACTTGTTGTGTTTCAACGGTGGCTACAGCTTCAACTAAATTTATGATGATTCCACAAAATGGATCTAATTTAAAAGAAGGAGAAAAACCAGAAGGAGGATTTAAAGAGTCTACTGTAAAAATACTTATAGGAATACCAGCTTTATGTACAGCAATTGCCTTTTTTAGAGGAATATATTTATTATTCAACTCAGTTTCAAGTGACTATTTAGTAGCGGGTCATGTTTTGATAGGAATTGGATTTGTTTGCGCTAGCTTAATTCTATTAGTAATTAGTATAGTTAGACAGATACAAAACACATTTACAGACAAAGAACGTTATAGATGGTCGATACTTGTAGCTGTATTTGGAACTATAGATATATTATGGGGAATTGCAATATTGTCTACATCTAAAGATCCGATTATGATAGCTCCAGGTTATGTTTTAATTGGATTAGGTATCGTATGCTACAGTATTTTAAGTAAAGTATTATTATTAGGAATGGTTTGGAGAAAGTCAAATCCATTAGCAAAAAGAGTACCTTTAATACCGGTATTCACAGCGCTTATATGTTTATTTATGGGAGCGTTTTTATTTGAATCTGAGATATTTAATATAGCTTATTTTATTCCGGCGCGTGTAATGATTGGTCTTGGAGCAATTTGTTTTACTTTATTTTCAATAGTATCAATATTAGAAAGTGGAACATCTTCGTCAAAATAGCAAGAAAAATTGCAAAAAAAATGTTTAGCTAGTTTTAAATGTGGTATATATAAAATATAATAAAAAACTAAGATATTTAAAGTAAACTAAAGTATTTAGAAGATAAATACTTAAAAATAATTATATATAAGTTGATTTTAATTATATTTGTTTTTTATTGATAAAAATACATAAAATTTATATGATATAGTTCATATATGAGGAGGCTTTTAAAATGTTATATGGTAGAAAAGATCAATTAGGAGATAGTTATGATACTCCAATATTTGGGACAACAGAATCTGGCTCTAGCGTGCCAAAAGATGTTTTAGGGAAAGATTCTATTGCTCCAAATGTAGCTTATAGATTAATCAAAGATGAGCTAATGAATGAAGGAAATGCAAGACTTAACTTATGTACATTCTGTCAAACATATATGGAAGATGAAGCAACAAAACTTATGGCAGAGACATTAGAAAAAAATGCTATAGATAAATCTGAATATCCACAAACAACAGAGATGGAAAACAGATGTGTAAATATGATAGCAAACTTATGGAATGCACCAAAAGAATTAAATTATATAGGTACATCAACAGTAGGATCATCAGAAGCATGTATGCTTGGTGGTATGGCAATGAAATTCAGATGGAGAAATAGAGCAGAAAAATTAGGAATAGATGTAACAAAAAGAAAACCAAACTTAGTAGTATCTTCAGGATTCCAAGTTTGTTGGGAAAAATTCTGTGTATACTGGGATATAGAGATGCGTTTAGTACCAATGGATGAAGAGCATATGAGCTTAAATGTAGATAAAGTTTTAGATTATGTAGATGAATATACAATAGGGGTAGTAGCACTTCAAGGTATAACATATACAGGAAAATTTGATGATATAAAAGCATTAGATGCATTACTTGAAGAATACAATAAAACAGCAAAAATAAGTGTACCAATACATGTTGATGCTGCATCAGGTGGATTATTTACACCATTTATAGATCCAGATATGGAATGGGATTTTAGATTAAAAAATGTAGTATCAATAAGTACATCAGGACATAAATACGGATTAGTATACCCAGGTATAGGATGGGTAATATGGAAAGATGAAGAGTACTTACCAAAAGAATTAATATTTGAAGTAAGTTACTTAGGAGGATCAATGCCAACAATGGCAATAAACTTCTCAAGATCAGCAAGTCAAGTAATAGGACAATATTACAACTTCTTAAGACTTGGATTTGAAGGATATAGACAAATACATCAACGTACAAAAGATGTTGCTATGTATTTATCTGATGAAATAGAAAAAACAGGATTATTCAAAATTTATAATAATGGGGAAAATTTACCAATAGTATGTTATAGATTAATTGACAACGCTAATGTAGAGTGGACATTATATGATTTAGCAGATAGATTAGCAATGAAAGGATGGCAAATACCAGCATATCCATTACCAATTAACCTAGACAAAACAATAATACAACGTATAGTATGTAGAGCAGACTTAAGTCATGATATGGCTGAATTATTTATAAGAGATTTAAAAACAGCTATAAGAGATTTAAATGATGCAAATGTATTAGTACATGGTAAAGAACCAGAAAATAAAGTGTACGGATTTACTCACTAATATAAAAATATAGTATAGATTGAAAAAGTCTTAGTGTTATTTAAAAAATACTAAGACTTTTTTTATTGTTTGTTAAATTGAAAGCTAATGAAACTTAAATTGCAAAACTGAAATAAAATGAAATTTTTTTTGCAAAAAAAGTTTAATAGGATTATAATAGGGTAAATATACAATATACAATTAAAAAATTATTTTAGGCCTATGATAATTTACATTGAGAAGAATTAAGACAAAATAGGAGATGATTGACATGAAAGAAGAAAACGCAGCTAAAGGGAATTCACTTACTTTGTTTGCATTCTTCGCAATGACTGCATCAATGGTTATGACTGTATATGAGTATCCTACATTTGCTACGTCAGGATTTAATCTAGTATTTTTCCTTTTACTTGGAGGCATATTATGGTTTTTACCAGTAGCATTGTGTGCAGCAGAAATGGCCACAGTTGATGGCTGGCAAGAAGGCGGAATATTTGCTTGGGTTGGAAATACATTAGGAGAAAGATTCGGATTTGCAGCGATATTTTTCCAATGGTTCCAAATTACAGTTGGATTTGTAACAATGATCTATTTTATACTAGGTTGTTTTTCATACATATTCAATTGGAATGCTTTAAATAATGTTCCAGTTTTAAAATTTATAGCAGTTTTAGTTGTATTCTGGGGATTAACATTATCACAATTAGGTGGAACAAAGAATACTGCTAAGATAGCAAAAGCAGGGTTTATACTTGGAATAGCCATACCAGCTATAATACTATTTGGAGTATCGATAGCTTATTTATTACAAGGTAATCCGATAGATGTAAAGATAGGAGCTAAATACTTTGTTCCTGATTTTTCAAAAGCAAATACATTAGTTGTTTTCGTATCATTTATATTAGCATATATGGGTGTTGAAGCATCAGCATCACATGTAAATGAATTAGAAAATTCTAAACGTAATTATCCATTAGCTATGATTATATTAGTTATAGTAGCTATAATACTTAATACAATTGGTGGATTAACAGTAGCCGCTGTAATTCCACAAGGTAATTTAAATTTAAGTTCAGGCGTAGTTGATACTTTTAAAGTTTTAATACTACACTTTATACCAAATGGAACATGGATTGTAAAATTAATAGCTTTACTATTAGCATTAGGTGTAATGGGCGAGGTTAGTGCATGGGTTGTAGGACCATCAAGAGGTATGTATATAGCAGCTCAAAAAGGAATTTTACCAAAATCATTAACTAAAACTAATAAACATGATGTTCCAGTAAATTTAGTTTTTATACAAGGTATAGTAGTTACGATATGGGCAGCAGTTCTTACACTTGGAGGTGGTGGAGACAATGTTTCATTCCTTACAGCTATATCACTAACAGTAGTTATATACTTAGTAGGATATTTACTATTCTTCATAGGATATTTTAAATTAATACTTAAAGACGGAGATTTAAAACGTTCTTACCAAGTTCCTGGTGGAAAAATATTTAAGTTAATAGTTGCAGCATGTGGTTTCTTAACTTCAATATTTGCATTGATTATATCATTTTTCCCACCAAGTCAATTAGTTGGCAAGAGTATACATGAATACTTAACTATATTAAGTGTGAGTTTTGTAATAACAGTATTAATACCATTTGTAATATATTCAATTACATGTAAGAAGAATAGATAATATAAAATAATTAAAATAAAAAAACAAACAGCGTAATTCAGGGAGGTTTTTCAAAATGTTATTCAAAAAAGAAGATGATTATAGTACACCAGTGTTTGGGACAATAGAGTCTGGCTCTAATATTCCAAAAGACGTAATAGGGAAAGATTCTATTGCTCCAAACATAGCGTATAGATTAATAAAAGACGAGTTAATGAATGAAGGAAATGCAAGACTTAATTTAGCAACATTTTGCCAAACATATATGGAAGATGAAGCAACACAACTTATGGCAGAAACACTAGAAAAAAATGCTATAGACAAATCTGAATACCCACAAACAACAGAGATGGAAAATAGATGTGTTGATATGATAGCAAACTTATGGAATGCACCAAAAGAATTAAATTATATAGGTACATCAACAGTAGGATCATCAGAAGCATGTATGCTTGGTGGTATGGCTATGAAATTTAGATGGAGAAACAGAGCAGAAAAATTAGGTATGGATACAACAAAGAAAAAACCAAACTTAGTAGTATCTTCAGGATACCAAGTTTGTTGGGAAAAATTCTGTGTATACTGGGATATAGAGATGCGTACAGTTCCAATGGATGAAGATCATATGAGTTTAGATATAGATAAAGTTTTAGATTATGTAGATGACTATACAATTGGTATAGCAGCATTACTTGGAATAACATATACAGGAAAATTCGATGATATAAAAGCATTAGATGCTTTAATAGAAGAATATAATAAAACAGCAAAAATAAGTGTACCAATACATGTTGATGCTGCATCAGGTGGATTATTTACACCATTTATAGATCCTGAGCTTGAGTGGGATTTTAGATTGAAAAATGTAGTATCAATAAGTACATCAGGACATAAATACGGATTAGTATACCCAGGTATAGGATGGGTAATATGGAAAGATGAAGAGTACTTACCAAAAGAATTAATATTTGAAGTAAGTTACTTAGGAGGATCAATGCCAACAATGGCAATAAACTTCTCAAGATCAGCAAGTCAAGTAATAGGACAATACTATAACTTCTTAAGACTTGGATTTGAAGGATATAGACAAATACATCAACGTACAAAAGATGTGGCTATGTATTTATCTAAAGAAATTGAAAATACAGGATTGTTTAAGATATATAATGATGGTGAGAATTTACCTATAGTATGTTATAGATTAAGAAATGAAGATGCTGTACAATGGACATTATATGATTTAGCAGATAGATTAGCGATGAAAGGATGGCAAATACCAGCATATCCATTACCTGTTAACCTAGATAAAGTTATAATACAACGTATAGTGTGTAGAGCAGATTTAAGCTATGATATGGCCGAATTATTTATAAGAGACTTAAATACAGCTATAGATGATTTAAATAAAGCAACTATATTAGTTCATGGTAAAAAAGCAGAAAATAAAAAATATGGTTTTACTCATTAATTATATAAAAAGAAGCTAATTCAATTGAATTAGCTTCTTTTTATATAAATCAATATAAGTATTAAATTTAAATACTAAATGCCCATACATTTTTAGCTTCTTTTAAAAATACGTCAACGTCCCAAGTTTTGCTACTTCTTTCTTTACTATCAGAGTCATTAACTATTATCTTTCCGTCATCAGTAACACCAGTTAAAACAATATAGTGACCTTCTGTTGTAAAATGTCCAGGACCCATAGTTGCTATAACTGGATTTCCTTTTTCAAGGTTTGAGATAATACTTGAAGCACTTAAAGGTATAACCTTACCTTTAAGACCTAATTTTTTAGCTCCATCAGTCATTAATGACCAAGCTGTACCAACACCATCTACTAGATATCCGTTTTTAACACTAAAGTTTTCAATATATTTTGGGCTGAAGTTCTCATTTCCAGTAAGACCTACAGCAACCATTGATAGGGCTGTTGGACCACAACCATTAATTGCAAAATAATCAGGGCCATATTTATCATAACCCCATCTTTCATCCCATTGCATGTATAAAGGTATTTCGCCTTTTGTATAACTTCCTTCAACAGGTGTTGATACTTCAGTTTGTCCACCTTTATGATCTACAAAATCAGCGACGAAATCTATTGTTTCAGGCTTTTTAGATGCCATGGCTAAAAATTCAGGAGGATACTCACTTGGATCTTTTAGTATGTCATAAATTTTAGGATATACAGGAGCTAAATTTATTAATTTCTGAATTACAGGATCTTTTGATTCAAGTAATTCTTTAGACAATTCAACAGTTTGTGGGCTTGCATATCCAACTGTGGTTGAAAATGCATTTGATACCCCTTTATATCCTATAAATATACCTAATGATAAAACTATGGGTAAAGCAATAAGTTTAATTTTGTGCTTGTTTAGCTTTTGTTGCTTTTTTACGCTATGTTTTCCTTTTGCATAAGCCAATTTCTAATCCTCTCCTCTAATGTATAAAATCAAGTCTACTATAATTATACAACTTTAAATTAAATACAATATAACAAAACTGTAACAAATTTTTTCTATAAATAAATTGACAATTTCAAACATGGTTACAAAAAAGTAACTAATTAATTAAATCAATTAAATTTGATATAATGTAATATATGATATATTGATTTGGAGGTAATTTATTGTGTTTAAGGATATAGAAATAGATTGTAAAAACATATTAGATAAATATTTTGATTTAGTTGATTATGAAGCATGTGAGTATTGTTTTACTACATTATATATGTGGAAAGATTTATACAATACAAAGTACTATGTTGAGGATGATTTTGCTATAGTTGCAGGAGAATATGAAAACAAAGGTTTTATAATACTCCCTTTAGCAAAAAAAGAAAATATGAATAAAGCTTTTGACTTTATAATTAAAAACTTTGAAAGACAAAATAAACAAATTCATTTAAAAGCTATAAATAAAGAAGTCGTTGAATACTTACAAAGTGTTTATGGAAATAGATTTGAGTATATTGAAGAACGTAACAACTTTGATTATATATATGATGGAGAAAGTCTAAGAACTTTATCTGGAAGAAAAAATCAAAAGAAAAGAAACCATCTAAATAGTTTCGTTAAAGAATATGGTGATAGAGTAGAATATAAAAAATTAGAAGAAGCAGACTTTGATGAATGTATAAATTTATTAAAAGAGTGGTCAATAGATAAAGAGGAAAGTATAGAACTAGATAGTGAATTTAAAGCAATAAAAAGGATATTTAAGAATTATGAAAAATTAAAAGATACATTAAAGATAAGTGGTATATATATTGACTCTAAATTAGAAGCATTTTCTATTGGAGAAATGTTAAATGATAATATGGCGGTAATACATGTTGAAAAAGCAAATGCGGATATAAGAGGATTGTACCCTTATATTAACCAACAGTTCTTATTAAATGAATTTAGTGATGTTGAATTTGTTAATAGAGAAGAAGATTTAGGTATAGAAGGTCTTAGAAAAGCGAAGCTTTCATATCACCCAGTTAAATTTGCTGAAAAATATACTGTAATAGAAAAATAAAATGTTAAATTATTGAAATAAAGGCATTGTCATAGAAATTGGCAATGCCTTTTGTTATTATAAAGTCATGTCGAAAAAAATAGAAAAATGTAAAAAAAGATATATGCAACATTAATATACAAAGAGTATAATATTAATTGCTTAAAGTAAGAAAAACAATATTATATGTGAGAAAGAAGTGACACTTATGAGGAAAATTTTATATGTTCGTATTGTGAAAATTGCTTTGATCGGAGGCGCTATACTAATTTTATTAGGCTTTGCAAGGCATATATATAAAAGTAAATTTGGTCAACCAGAAGCAAATCCAGAAAAAGGCGTAGCTAAAATAAAAGAATTAGAATCAGAAGATATATCAAGTATAAGAAATGAAATTGAAAAAAATAGCGATGATAATTCAAATATAGATGAAAACAAAAACGATGTAAACTTTGAAAAGGTATTTGAGGATTCAGTAATAATGGGGGATTCAAGAGGAGAGGGACTAACAGAATATGGGTTTTTAAGTCCATCATCAGTTGTAGCATATAAAGGAAGAAATGTAATAGAGGCAAAAGGAGATGTATCAGAAGTTGTTAATCTTTCACCTAGTAATATATTTTTAACTTATGGGATGAATGATTTACAATTGTTTAGTAATTCTAAGGACTTTATTAATAAGTATGAAATACTTATTAAGGATATTAAACAAAAACTACCAAGTTCTAAAATATATGTAACTTCTATCATACCAACAACACAATCAGCTATGGAAAAAGATCATAGTTTTAAGAATGTGTACAGTTTTAATAAGGCATTAGAAGATATGTGCAAGGATTTAAATGTGGAGTTTATAAATGTTAATGATAGCGTTAACTCAAAGAATAACTTGTATGAGCCAGATGGTATACATTTTAGTGCTAAATTTTATAATGGGTATTTAAACATTTTAAAGAATAAGGCTAATCTATAGATAGGAGTGAGTGTTTTGAAAAAGTTTAAAAAGTACATTTTAACGCTTAGTTTTGTATGTACTATGTTTATTGCTAGTGGGTGTGGAATAAATAACGATAAGTCTGCTAGTAGTATAACTGAAGATATTAGCAAAACTGTTAATTTAAATAACATGGAAAAAAGTGATAGCAAATCTTTAAGAAGATTTTTTGGTTTAAACTCTAGTGAGTTTGAAGATTTTTCAATATACATACCTAAATCTACGATGGATGTAGAAGAAATGCTTGTGATAAAAGTAAAAGATAAAGGCCAAATTCAAGGAATAGAAGATGCTATAGATAGTAGAGTTAATAAGCAAATTGAAAGTTTTAGTGGATATGGACCAAAACAAGTAGCATTACTTCAAGATTACGAAGTTAAAGATAAAGGTAACTTCGTATTTTATGCAGTTTCAAAGGATTTAGATAAACTGACTGATGCATTTAAAGAAAGTATCAAAAATTAAAAAAGAGAGGTAAACCAATGGTTTTTAGTAGTATAGTATTTTTATTCACTTTTTTACCTATAACCTTGATTCTATATTATATTTCACCTAGAAAAATGAAAAATATAGTCTTATTGTTAATTAGTTTGATTTTTTATGCATGGGGAGAACCTGTATATGTTTTTCTTATGATGTTTACTACTGTATTTGATTATTTAATAGGACTACTTATAAATAAATATAGAAGAAATAAGATTAAATCCAAACGAATATTTATATTTGCTGTTTTAGTGAATTTAGGTATATTAGGATTTTTTAAATATTATGGATTTGTAATTGAAAATATAAATAGCGTATTTTCTTTAAATATTGGATACAATCAGTTGCCACTTCCAATAGGAATATCATTTTATACGTTTCAAACATTATCATACGTTATTGATGTTTATTTAGACAAGGTAAAAGTTCAAAAGAGTTTAATATCTTTTGGTCTTTATGTAACCATGTTTCCGCAGTTAGTTGCAGGACCTATTGTTAGATATACAGACATAGATTATCAGTTAAA
The nucleotide sequence above comes from Paraclostridium bifermentans. Encoded proteins:
- a CDS encoding DUF4358 domain-containing protein, which translates into the protein MKKFKKYILTLSFVCTMFIASGCGINNDKSASSITEDISKTVNLNNMEKSDSKSLRRFFGLNSSEFEDFSIYIPKSTMDVEEMLVIKVKDKGQIQGIEDAIDSRVNKQIESFSGYGPKQVALLQDYEVKDKGNFVFYAVSKDLDKLTDAFKESIKN
- the gadC gene encoding glutamate:gamma-aminobutyrate antiporter; the protein is MKEENAAKGNSLTLFAFFAMTASMVMTVYEYPTFATSGFNLVFFLLLGGILWFLPVALCAAEMATVDGWQEGGIFAWVGNTLGERFGFAAIFFQWFQITVGFVTMIYFILGCFSYIFNWNALNNVPVLKFIAVLVVFWGLTLSQLGGTKNTAKIAKAGFILGIAIPAIILFGVSIAYLLQGNPIDVKIGAKYFVPDFSKANTLVVFVSFILAYMGVEASASHVNELENSKRNYPLAMIILVIVAIILNTIGGLTVAAVIPQGNLNLSSGVVDTFKVLILHFIPNGTWIVKLIALLLALGVMGEVSAWVVGPSRGMYIAAQKGILPKSLTKTNKHDVPVNLVFIQGIVVTIWAAVLTLGGGGDNVSFLTAISLTVVIYLVGYLLFFIGYFKLILKDGDLKRSYQVPGGKIFKLIVAACGFLTSIFALIISFFPPSQLVGKSIHEYLTILSVSFVITVLIPFVIYSITCKKNR
- a CDS encoding GDSL-type esterase/lipase family protein encodes the protein MKIALIGGAILILLGFARHIYKSKFGQPEANPEKGVAKIKELESEDISSIRNEIEKNSDDNSNIDENKNDVNFEKVFEDSVIMGDSRGEGLTEYGFLSPSSVVAYKGRNVIEAKGDVSEVVNLSPSNIFLTYGMNDLQLFSNSKDFINKYEILIKDIKQKLPSSKIYVTSIIPTTQSAMEKDHSFKNVYSFNKALEDMCKDLNVEFINVNDSVNSKNNLYEPDGIHFSAKFYNGYLNILKNKANL
- a CDS encoding C39 family peptidase; translated protein: MAYAKGKHSVKKQQKLNKHKIKLIALPIVLSLGIFIGYKGVSNAFSTTVGYASPQTVELSKELLESKDPVIQKLINLAPVYPKIYDILKDPSEYPPEFLAMASKKPETIDFVADFVDHKGGQTEVSTPVEGSYTKGEIPLYMQWDERWGYDKYGPDYFAINGCGPTALSMVAVGLTGNENFSPKYIENFSVKNGYLVDGVGTAWSLMTDGAKKLGLKGKVIPLSASSIISNLEKGNPVIATMGPGHFTTEGHYIVLTGVTDDGKIIVNDSDSKERSSKTWDVDVFLKEAKNVWAFSI
- a CDS encoding glutamate decarboxylase — translated: MLFKKEDDYSTPVFGTIESGSNIPKDVIGKDSIAPNIAYRLIKDELMNEGNARLNLATFCQTYMEDEATQLMAETLEKNAIDKSEYPQTTEMENRCVDMIANLWNAPKELNYIGTSTVGSSEACMLGGMAMKFRWRNRAEKLGMDTTKKKPNLVVSSGYQVCWEKFCVYWDIEMRTVPMDEDHMSLDIDKVLDYVDDYTIGIAALLGITYTGKFDDIKALDALIEEYNKTAKISVPIHVDAASGGLFTPFIDPELEWDFRLKNVVSISTSGHKYGLVYPGIGWVIWKDEEYLPKELIFEVSYLGGSMPTMAINFSRSASQVIGQYYNFLRLGFEGYRQIHQRTKDVAMYLSKEIENTGLFKIYNDGENLPIVCYRLRNEDAVQWTLYDLADRLAMKGWQIPAYPLPVNLDKVIIQRIVCRADLSYDMAELFIRDLNTAIDDLNKATILVHGKKAENKKYGFTH
- a CDS encoding DUF2156 domain-containing protein, with the protein product MVFKDIEIDCKNILDKYFDLVDYEACEYCFTTLYMWKDLYNTKYYVEDDFAIVAGEYENKGFIILPLAKKENMNKAFDFIIKNFERQNKQIHLKAINKEVVEYLQSVYGNRFEYIEERNNFDYIYDGESLRTLSGRKNQKKRNHLNSFVKEYGDRVEYKKLEEADFDECINLLKEWSIDKEESIELDSEFKAIKRIFKNYEKLKDTLKISGIYIDSKLEAFSIGEMLNDNMAVIHVEKANADIRGLYPYINQQFLLNEFSDVEFVNREEDLGIEGLRKAKLSYHPVKFAEKYTVIEK